Proteins encoded in a region of the Diabrotica virgifera virgifera chromosome 4, PGI_DIABVI_V3a genome:
- the LOC126883691 gene encoding uncharacterized protein LOC126883691: MKLKQREEFLQWHEAHKNDEFDFQKEIHAYCDSDVDILRLGCLEFRKEFLGIANIDPFQYLTIASVCMAIYRSKYLQPNTIGVVKQDIKETYSQASIKWLSQFPAVQHALNGGEVTICGAKVDGYDSSTNTVYQYQGCFWHGHSECYKRETVIHVNNENMSDLYEKTVRRSTQIKEAGYNLVEIWEREWLKSKECKNAPLPHIFEPLKPRDAFFGGRTNAIKLNVTEKKLRYIDIVSLYPTVQYYDRYPIGHPVKIYAPESYDPMWFGLVHCQILPPTNLYHPVLPVKTDKLMFPLCNQCVLDRPEECTHTEPERMLTGTWTTLEIHKALEKGYKIINIYEVWHFNQTSTALFKGYVEDFMKIKLETSPHTYASNEEYVRVVKEQMGLDLDLAKIAPNPGKRACAKIFLCSLWGKYGQRMNMAQTEYVADLKRWHDLLLDDKIYITNVIFINDNIVQVTYDYKDVFVEDPTSTNIFVALFTTSNARLRLYNMLDRLGEAVAYFDTDSVVYIDDGLNTVETGEMLGDWSDELGSDDELLIIL; encoded by the coding sequence ATGAAGCTCAAGCAAAGGGAAGAGTTTCTACAATGGCATGAGGCACATAAAAACGACGAGTTTGATTTTCAAAAGGAGATACATGCTTATTGTGATTCTGATGTAGACATTTTAAGACTTGGTTGCCTGGAATTTCGCAAGGAATTTTTGGGAATTGCTAACATAGACCCTTTTCAATATCTGACCATTGCCAGTGTTTGCATGGCTATATACAGGTCCAAATATCTGCAACCAAACACTATTGGGGTTGTAAAGCAGGACATAAAGGAGACTTATAGCCAGGCGTCGATAAAATGGCTGAGTCAGTTTCCAGCCGTACAACATGCTCTTAATGGAGGAGAAGTGACAATTTGCGGGGCAAAAGTGGATGGCTATGACTCCAGTACAAATACTGTGTACCAGTATCAGGGTTGTTTCTGGCATGGCCATTCAGAATGCTATAAGAGAGAGACAGTAATACATGTCAACAATGAAAACATGAGTGATTTATACGAAAAAACTGTACGGAGATCCACACAAATAAAAGAAGCAGGTTACAACTTAGTAGAAATTTGGGAACGTGAGTGGCTAAAATCAAAAGAATGTAAAAATGCTCCACTACCTCACATTTTTGAACCCCTAAAGCCTCGTGATGCTTTTTTCGGGGGCCGAACAAATGCTATAAAGCTAAATGTGACAGAGAAAAAGCTCAGGTATATAGATATTGTATCATTGTATCCAACTGTACAGTATTATGACCGCTACCCCATTGGCCACCCTGTTAAAATATATGCACCTGAATCTTACGATCCTATGTGGTTTGGCCTGGTACATTGCCAAATACTGCCACCTACTAATTTATATCATCCCGTCCTACCTGTCAAAACTGACAAATTAATGTTTCCTCTCTGTAACCAGTGTGTATTGGATAGACCTGAAGAATGTACACACACAGAACCGGAAAGAATGTTGACAGGTACATGGACCACTTTGGAAATTCATAAAGCATTGGAAAAGGggtataaaataataaatatttacgaGGTTTGGCATTTTAATCAAACCTCAACAGCTTTGTTCAAGGGTTATGTCGAAGATTTTATGAAGATAAAATTAGAAACCAGTCCACATACGTATGCCTCAAATGAAGAATACGTTCGGGTCGTAAAAGAGCAAATGGGTCTAGACTTAGATCTGGCTAAAATTGCCCCGAATCCTGGAAAACGCGCATGCGCTAAAATATTCCTGTGTAGCCTATGGGGTAAATACGGTCAGAGAATGAATATGGCTCAGACAGAGTATGTAGCTGACCTCAAAAGATGGCACGACCTTTTGCTCGATGATAAAATCTACATAACAAATGTCATATTTATAAATGATAACATAGTACAGGTCACTTATGATTATAAAGACGTATTTGTGGAAGATCCCACATCTACAAATATTTTTGTGGCCTTATTTACTACTTCTAATGCCAGGCTCCGATTATATAACATGCTTGACAGGCTAGGAGAGGCTGTAGCTTATTTCGATACAGACTCCGTTGTTTATATTGATGATGGCCTAAACACTGTTGAAACAGGTGAAATGTTAGGCGATTGGAGCGATGAGCTTGGGTCAGATGATGAGCTCTTGATTATATTGTAG